The nucleotide window ATCAAACTCTTCAAGCACCGCATTTTCTACTAATTCGGTAAGCTCCTCAATAATAAATGCCCCTTGTAATGGATTTTCATTTTTGGATAGACCATGTTCCTTCGTAATAATCATTTGAATCGCCATCGCACGACGTACAGATTCCTCCGTTGGTGTCGTAATTGCTTCATCGTACGCGTTTGTATGCAATGAGTTGCAGTTGTCTTGCAACGCCATTAATGCTTGAAGTGTCGTACGAATATCATTGAAATCAATTTCCTGGGCATGTAAGCTACGGCCAGATGTTTGGATATGATATTTTAATTTTTGTGAGCGTTCGTTTGCTCTATATTTCTCCCGCATTACAACAGCCCAAATTCGTCTTGCTACGCGCCCAATAACTGTATACTCTGGATCTAAACCGTTCGAGAAGAAGAAGCTTAAGTTCGGTGCGAAATCATCAATATGCATGCCACGACTTAAATAATACTCCACATACGTAAAGCCGTTTGCAAGGGTAAAGGCAAGTTGTGAAATAGGGTTGGCACCCGCTTCTGCAATGTGATAACCCGAAATCGATACAGAATAATAATTGCGAACTTGATGGTCAATAAAGTATTGTTGAATATCCCCCATCATTCGTAATGCAAACTCTGTACTAAAAATACATGTATTTTGTCCTTGATCTTCTTTTAAAATATCGGCCTGCACTGTTCCTCGGACGATTTGTAATGTCTTTTCACGTGTTTCTGTAAACTCCTCAACTGACAATGTTCGACCAAGCTCTTGCTCACGCTTTTGTACTTGCTGATCAATTGCTGTATTCATAAACATCGCTAATATGATCGGCGCAGGACCATTAATCGTCATCGAAACTGATGTAGATGGGGCACATAAATCAAAGCCCGCATAAAGCTTTTTCATATCATCTAGCGTACAAATACTTACGCCCGACTCTCCAATTTTCCCGTAAATATCTGGACGAATATGTGGATCCTCACCGTAAAGCGTGACCGAATCGAAAGCTGTCGAAAGTCGCTTTGCATTATCATCTTTTGATAGATAGTGGAATCGTTTATTCGTACGTTCTGGTGTCCCTTCCCCAGCAAATTGGCGCTTCGGATCTTCACCTTCACGCTTGAATGGGAAAACACCTGCTGTATATGGAAATTCTCCTGGTACATTTTCTGTATATACCCAGCGTAAAATTTCTCCATAGTCTTTAAAATTTGGTAATGCCACCTTTGGAATTTTTAAGCCAGACAAGGACTCTGTTTTTAATATTGTTTTAATTTCTTTATCGCGTACTTTCGTAATCAACTCATCGCCTGAATAAGACTCTTTTAATGCTTGCCAGTTGGCTAAAATTCGTTTTGATTCTGCTGTCAATGATTCCTTAATGCCAGTAATAAGTGAGTCAATAGAGGTGATTAATGCATCCTCGTTTATGGCTAGTTGCGCTTTTGTTCCTTCTAACTGATATAGCTTTGTTGCTAGTTCAGCTTGTTGCTCTGCCTTTTTATGATAATGGCGTACTGTTTCCGTAATTTCGCGCAAATAATAACGGCGGTCATTTGGTATAACGATATTTTGTTTTTGTGTTTTAACGAATTGCTCATAGGAAGTCACCCAATCGAAGCCTAACTTCTCATTAATCTTTGTAATTAACGCTGCAAATAATGAGTTTGTGCCTAAATCATTAAATTGAGACGCAATTGTTCCATAAACAGGCATTTTCTCGAGTGGCTCCTCCCACAATTCGCGGGATCGTTGGAATTGCTTCTGCACTTGACGAAGGGCATCCTCCGAGCCTTTACGTTCAAATTTATTGATTGCAATTAAATCGGCATAATCGATCATATCGATTTTTTCAAGCTGCGTAGGTGCTCCAAATTCGCTCGTCATAACATACATGGATAAATCCGTATATTTTGTAATTTCTGCGTCTCCTTGCCCGATTCCACTTGTTTCTACAAAAATCAAATCAAAGCCTGTCGCACGCACAACATCTAATACGTCACCAATTGAATTTGAGAGCTCTGTGCGAGAACCGCGCGTTGCTAAACTGCGCATGTAAACGCGATTATTGAAAATAGCGTTCATACGAATTCGATCCCCTAATAATGCACCGCCCGTTTTTTGCTTCGTTGGATCAACAGACAATATGGCAAGCTTTTTATCTGGGAATTCTTGTAGAAATCGGCGAATTAACTCATCCGTTAACGAGGATTTTCCCGCGCCCCCCGTTCCCGTAATTCCGATTATAGGCGTTTTTTTATTCTTTTTACGTGCAAGCGCTAACATTTCAGTAATTTCTGTATTACCTCCATTTTCAGCTGCAGTAATTAATTTTGCTAAAATTTCTGGCGTGTCTGTTGTTAATTTTTCTAGAAGTGCTTTGTAATTTCCTTTTAATGTAGAGAAATCAGCGCCTTCCATTTTTTGATTAATCATTCCTTGAAGTCCAAGTTTGCGACCATCTTCCGGTGAAAATATGCCTGCAATCCCGTATTCATGCAATTCCTTAATTTCGCGTGGCAAAATAACGCCACCGCCACCACCAAAAATTTTAATATGTGGCGCACCTTTTTCACGAAGTAAATCGTACATATATTTAAAATACTCCATATGTCCACCTTGATAAGAAGAAACCGCTACCCCTTGCGCATCCTCTTGAATCGCTGCATTGACAACCTCTTCAACTGAGCGATTATGCCCTAAATGAATAACCTCTGCACCACTTGCTTGTAAAATTCGACGCATAATGTTGATTGATGCATCATGCCCATCAAAAAGACTAGATGCTGTAACGAAACGAACGTGATTTTTCGGTTGATACACTTCTACTTTTCCCATATTAAAGTCCCCTTTGTTAAAAAAACCGCATAAAGCAAACCTTTCAACAGTTGCTCTACACGGCGTTTTTTATTATTCCTCAAACTGCAGTATACCTTGTAAAAACATCGTTGTTTGCAATTCAATATATTGTTCAATTGTAAAGCGCTTTTGCAGCGCCCATTTGCGAAATGCCCAGCTTTGCCCTTGCACGACGACATGATTGGCTGCTAAATAAATAGCATCTTCTGAAAGTGACAAATTGCCAGCCTTCACACAATCTTGTAGCATTCGTTCAAAAATAGCGACCATTTCTAACTCTTTGTCTAAAATGTAATGCATCGCATCTTTCGGGAGAGATTTTGTTTCCTGATACATAATTGTAAACTCTTCAGGCATTGAATCAATCAGTAAAAAATATTGCTTAATCGCTTCCTTTAAGCCTTCAATTGTCCCCGTTTCAGATAGAAATTGTGATAGACATTTAGTAACTTCATTAAAAATATTGTCACAAACTAAAAATAAAACATCCTCTTTTGTTCTAATATATTCATACAACGTACCAATACTAAATCCCGCTGCCTTTGCAAGCTCACGCGTTGTTGCACGGTGGAATCCCTTTTCTTTAAAAAGCCTTACACCCGCGTCAACAATTTGCTGGCGGCGTTCAATAATTTTATTTTCATCTTTTATTGACGATTCCACATGCAGCTTATCTATTTTAGTCATACATTACTTCGTCAGCATACGCGAAATTACGAGGCGTTGAATTTCTTGTGTGCCCTCATAAATTTGCGTAATTTTTGCATCACGCATATAGCGCTCTACTGGATAGTCCTTCGTGTAGCCGTAACCTCCGAATACTTGAACAGCTTCTGTCGTTACTTTCATCGCTGTATCCCCAGCTAATAATTTTGCCATAGCGGATGCTTTCCCATATGGTAAATCATTCGATTCTAACCATGCTGCTTGATACGTCAATAAACGAGATGCTTCAATTTCTGTTGCCATATCTGCTAATTTAAAGGATACACCCTGGTTTGCTGATATTGGCTTACCGAATTGTACACGCTCTTTTGCATATTCTACTGCTGCATCTAA belongs to Solibacillus sp. FSL R7-0682 and includes:
- the icmF gene encoding fused isobutyryl-CoA mutase/GTPase IcmF, whose protein sequence is MGKVEVYQPKNHVRFVTASSLFDGHDASINIMRRILQASGAEVIHLGHNRSVEEVVNAAIQEDAQGVAVSSYQGGHMEYFKYMYDLLREKGAPHIKIFGGGGGVILPREIKELHEYGIAGIFSPEDGRKLGLQGMINQKMEGADFSTLKGNYKALLEKLTTDTPEILAKLITAAENGGNTEITEMLALARKKNKKTPIIGITGTGGAGKSSLTDELIRRFLQEFPDKKLAILSVDPTKQKTGGALLGDRIRMNAIFNNRVYMRSLATRGSRTELSNSIGDVLDVVRATGFDLIFVETSGIGQGDAEITKYTDLSMYVMTSEFGAPTQLEKIDMIDYADLIAINKFERKGSEDALRQVQKQFQRSRELWEEPLEKMPVYGTIASQFNDLGTNSLFAALITKINEKLGFDWVTSYEQFVKTQKQNIVIPNDRRYYLREITETVRHYHKKAEQQAELATKLYQLEGTKAQLAINEDALITSIDSLITGIKESLTAESKRILANWQALKESYSGDELITKVRDKEIKTILKTESLSGLKIPKVALPNFKDYGEILRWVYTENVPGEFPYTAGVFPFKREGEDPKRQFAGEGTPERTNKRFHYLSKDDNAKRLSTAFDSVTLYGEDPHIRPDIYGKIGESGVSICTLDDMKKLYAGFDLCAPSTSVSMTINGPAPIILAMFMNTAIDQQVQKREQELGRTLSVEEFTETREKTLQIVRGTVQADILKEDQGQNTCIFSTEFALRMMGDIQQYFIDHQVRNYYSVSISGYHIAEAGANPISQLAFTLANGFTYVEYYLSRGMHIDDFAPNLSFFFSNGLDPEYTVIGRVARRIWAVVMREKYRANERSQKLKYHIQTSGRSLHAQEIDFNDIRTTLQALMALQDNCNSLHTNAYDEAITTPTEESVRRAMAIQMIITKEHGLSKNENPLQGAFIIEELTELVENAVLEEFDRMNDRGGVLGAMETQYQRGKIQEESMYYEHLKHSGELPIIGVNTYLNPNPPSEDAINNMEIARASKEEKELQIENLEKFKQAHAKEVEEAIHRLKEVAKTGGNIFKELMETVKVASLGQITHALYEVGGQYRRNM
- a CDS encoding TetR/AcrR family transcriptional regulator — protein: MTKIDKLHVESSIKDENKIIERRQQIVDAGVRLFKEKGFHRATTRELAKAAGFSIGTLYEYIRTKEDVLFLVCDNIFNEVTKCLSQFLSETGTIEGLKEAIKQYFLLIDSMPEEFTIMYQETKSLPKDAMHYILDKELEMVAIFERMLQDCVKAGNLSLSEDAIYLAANHVVVQGQSWAFRKWALQKRFTIEQYIELQTTMFLQGILQFEE